The window ACACGGCCGTCATATCGACGCGAGAGTCACGCCCTCATGACGCATCCGGATCCGGATCCTCCGCAAGGCGCGCGTGCAGATGCATGTCCCGGTAGGCGTCATGGCGACCCGCCTCCCACATCGCGCCGCGCAGGGTCCCCTCGTACGTAAAACCGCAGCGCTCGGCGATATGGCACGACGAATCGTGGCCCACGGCATGATCGAGTTCCAGGCGGTGCAGGCCCAGATCGGTGAGCGCCCAGCGGGCGGCCAGGGTGAGCGCCCGGGTCGCCATTCCGTGGCCGCGCGCCTCGGGGAGCACCCAGTAACCGACGCGCGCTGTGTTCATCACACGGTTGATGACGTTGACGCCGATGTGCCCGAGCGGCGTTCCGGTCTCCGGGTCCGCGATGCAGTACGGCGCCGCCGTGCCCTCCGCCGCGGTATGCGCCGACGCCCGCAGCTGGTCTCGCGCGGTGTCGAGGTCGGTGGTGAACCTCAGGGGCGTGTTCCAGCGCCGGAACTCCGGGTCGGAGCGTCCGCGCAGCCAGGCCTCGGCGTCGGCCTCCGACTCCGGGTCCCAGGGGCGCAGCCAGAGGTGCGGGGTGCGCAGGTCGGGGAGGGTGGCGGCGGCTTTGTAGCGCTGATCGTCCTTGTAGCGCTGATCGTCGAGGGCCATGAGCCCATTGAAACCGTTCGCTCATTCATTCGCATGGGACATGGGATTCCTGCGCCTGGGACCTGGGCTTCCTGGGCTTCCCGGGCTTCCCGGGCTTCCTGGGGCGGAACACGGGCACCCCGTCCCGGAACCCCGCCTCCAGCTCCATCCCGGCCCGCAGCGGCGCCTCCCCCGCCGCCCCGGTCCACTCCACGATCTCCGTCATCATCCGGGGGCCCTCGGCGAGGTCGACGACGGCGGCTACGTACGGCGTGCGCTCCCCGAAGGGCGGGAGGTCGTTGCGGTGGACGACCGACCAGGTGTAGAGCGTGGCCCGGCCGCTCGCGGTCTCCCAGACCACGTCCTCGCTCCAGCAGTACGGGCAGAACTCGCGCGGGTAGTGATGGGCCCGTCCGCAGGCCCGGCAGCGGCGGATCAGCAGGCGGCCCTGAGCCGCCGCGTCCCAGTAGGGGCGGGTGAAGGCGTCGGGTTCGGGGACGTCGAAGGCGGCTGGCGTTGCCATCAGAAGATTCCCAACGCGTTGTCCATGGACCAGGTCTGCCAGGACATTCCGAAGAGGGCGACGACCGAGATCAGCGCCATCATCGAGTTCTGGCCCTGTTCGGCCCAGTCGTGGATCATCAGCGCGAAGTAGACGCCGTTGAGCAACAGGCCGGCGACCAGGGCGATCGGGGTCAGGAAACCGGCGATCAGGCCGAGCCCCAGGGCGAGTTCGGCGTAGGCGACGACGTACGCCATGGTCCGCGGTCGGGGCGCCACGACCACGTCGAAGCCGGAACGTACGGCGTTCCAGCGGTGCTTGGCCGCCACGTCCGCCGCCCACGTGATACCGCCGCCCTGGAACCAGCTCTTCTTGTCCTTGTGCCGCCAGCTCTCCAGCCACCACAGGCCGAGGCCTATACGGAGCACGGCCAGCCATTCCGCGCCGCTGAGCCAGATCGTATCCATGAATCTGACGGTACGTCAGATGGAGTTGCCCGGGAAGCCTGTGCGTCCACCATGAAGCTGTGTGGTTCCCATGAAAGCCCAGGATTGTTGGCAATTTTGTCGCCAGTATGGCTACCTTCGCACTACTGGGACCAGGGCCACGGCGCCAACACCGACCCCGGCGACTTCATCACGTGGATCGCCAAGGTGACGGGTCACAAGGCCAAGTAGGGCCCCTGAGCCGCGGTGCCACCGGTTTCCCGTCATGACTTCGGTCACCGCGAAAGCCACGGCGCCGAGCCCCTCCGCAACGAACGGGCTCGGCGCCGTGGCGCGTCCGGGGCGGTCTGACCGGCCGGTTTTACGATGACCGGCATGCCAGCCGTGCCGCCGCCGCCCGTCCTCGTCCACCTGGACAGTCCGTTCATCAACTTCCGCGACTTCAAGTTCACCGAGGCCTCCGCGCACGGTTACCGCTGGATCGACATCAAGCGCTTCCGCCTCCCGTCCGAGGCGCCTTCGGACCGCGCCCTGCTCGCCGCCCTGATCGCCCACCCGCAGTTCCGCGACACCTACGACGGCTCCGGCGTCCAGGACTGGCCCCGGCACGGCGGATGGTGGCTCGACCGCATCACCCCCGACACCTACCGAGCCGTCGACGCGGCGGCCGCGAGCACCGCCATCCGCGCCTGGACCGACCAGCACGGCCCCGTCCCGCACGCACTCACGGAACGCATCCAGGCGCAGGTCCACACCCCCATCGCCACGGCGACCAGCACCTACCTCCTGGACCCCCTCCCCGGGGACGCCCGCCACGACTGGGGCGGCGTCCACACCGACTTCCACGAACTGGTGCTCATCGACCGCCCTTCGGCCACCCTGACCCTGTTGGTCGCCGCCGACGACTGAGGCCTCTCCTCCAAAACCCCACAACCAGACGCCGTACGCCACCGGCCCCACCCACTCCTCCTACGGACGTGATCAATCCGCAACCAATTCCGGTCTTGACCGAGACCCATCAACGGGGGGCGTGATTACGCTCGCGCTATGGCCGACTCCACAGCGCACTCACCAGCCGACGCGGACCGCCCGGTGTACGTCATCGGCGGCGGTCCCGGCGGGCTCGCCGTCGCGTACACCCTGCGCGCCCAGGGCATACGCGCCGTCGTCCTGGAGAAGTCCGACCGCGTCGGCGCCTCCTGGCGCGGCCACTACGACCGGCTGCGCCTGCACACCACCCGCCGCCTGTCGGGACTGCCCGGGCTGCCGATACCCCGCCGGTTCGGGCGGTGGGTGACCCGGGACGACGTGGTGCGGTATCTGGAGAAGTACGCCGAACACCACGAGCTGGAGATCGTCACCGGCGTCGAGGTCTCCCGCGTCGACCGCGCCCCCGACGGCAACGGCTGGCTCCTGCACGCCACCGGCGGCCGCGAACTGACCGGCGCCGCGGTGGTCATCGCCACCGGCTACAACCACACCCCCTGCCTCCCGGACTGGCCCGGCCGCGACTCCTACACCGGCGACCTTCTGCACGCCTCCTCCTACCGCAACCCCAAGCCCTACACCGGCCGTGACGTCCTCGTCGTCGGTGTCGGCAACACCGGCGCCGAGATCGCCGTCGACCTGGTCGAGGGCGGCGCCTCCCGGGTGCGGCTCTCGGTGCGCACCGCCCCGCACATCGTGCGCCGCTCCACGGCCGGCTGGGCCGCCCAGTACTCGGGCGTCCTGTGCCGACGCCTGCCGGTCGCCCTGGTCGACCGCCTCTCCCGCCCGCTGGCGAAGCTGAGCGTGCCGGACCTCTCGGCGCAGGGGCTGCCCCGCCCCGACACCGGCCTGTACAGCCGGGTGCTCGAAGGGGCCGTCCCGGTGCAGGACGTCGGCCTCATCGACGCCGTCCGCGCGGGCCGGGTCGAGGTCGTGACCGCCGTCGACGGCTTCGACGACGGCAAGGTACGCCTCGCCGACGGCACCCTCGTCGAGCCGGACGCCGTCATCGCCGCCACCGGCTACGTCCGCGCCCTGGAAGGTCTCGTCGGCCACCTCGACGTCCTCGACGCCCGCGGCAGACCCGTCGTCCACGGCGCCCGCACCCCGGCCCACACCCCCGGCCTGTACTTCACCGGCTTCACCAACCCCATCAGCGGCATGCTCCGGGAACTGGCCATGGACGCCGAGAAGATCGCGAAGGCCGTGGTGAAGGAGGCCGGGAACCGCGTGTCCAAGCTGCCCGTCACCTGAGATTCTCTGCCTGAGCGTCCCTCCTCCGTTCAACTTTGCCTGCACAGCCATTCCTGACGAAGTGTCAGTTCAGTAATCTGACAGTGCGTCAGTTAATCGCTGTCACACAGGAGCGGGCGGACCGATGCTTGGATCAACCCACGGCACCCTCACCACCGACTCCCGCGGGACCCGGGTCATCGCCTGCGGCGAGCAGCCCGGTCCCGCCGTCCACGGCCGGCCGGCCGAGGTCGACGATCTCGATGTCAGCGGGCGTCCGCTGTATGCGGGCGTCCCCGATCTGGACCGCTTCTTCCGGCCCGAGTCGGTCGCCGTCATCGGCGCCTCGGACGCCGAGGGCCGGCCCAACGCCGGCGTCACCCGGCAACTACTCGCCTGGTCCGAGCGGGTCGGCGCCCGGCTCCACCCCGTGCACCCGAGCCGCCCGTCCGTCTTCGGCATCCCCTGCTCTCCTTCCGTCGCCGACCTGCCCGAGCAGGTCGATCTCGCCGTACTGCTGGTCGCCGACCCCCTTCCGGTGCTCGAGGAACTGGCCGAGGCCAAGGTGAAGTTCGCGGTGGTCTTCGCCTCCGGGTTCGCCGAGACCGGTGCGGAGGGCGCCGCGGCACAGGCCCGGCTCGCCGCCGCGGTCGAGCGGTCCGGGATGCGGCTGCTGGGCCCCAACACCAATCTCAACGCCTTCGAGGAGTTCCGCACCGACCTCGACGGCCCGGCCATCGCCCTGATCACCCAGTCCGGGCACCAGGGCCGCCCCGTCTTCGCCCTCCAGGAACTCGGCGTCCGCCTCTCCCACTGGGCACCCACCGGCAACGAGGCCGACCTGGAAACCTCCGACTTCATCTCCTACTTCGCCGAGCGCCCCGAGGTGGGCGCCATCGCCTGTTACATGGAGGGCCTGAAGGACGGCCGTTCCTTCCTGCTCGCCGCCGACCGGGCCGCCCGCCGCAGGGTGCCGGTCGTCGCGGTCAAGGTGGGCCGCACCGAGACCGGCGCCCGCACGGCCGCCTCCCACACCGGCAAGCTGACCGGCGCGGACGCGGTGGTGGACGCGGCGATGCGGCAGTACGGGGTGATCCGCGTCGACGGTCTCGACGAACTCCAGGACACCGCGGCGCTATTGGCCCGGTCGCGGCCCCCGCGCGCCGACGGTGTCGTCGTCTATTCGATCTCGGGCGGCACGGGCGCGCACTTCGCGGACCTGGCGACCGAGGCGGGACTGCGGCTGCCGGTGCTGTCGGAGGCCAAGCAGGCTGAGCTGCACCAGTGGATACCCGAGTACCTGAGTGTGGCCAACCCGGTCGACAACGGCGGCCATCCGGTGGGCGACTGGCGCGGCCGGAAGATCATCGACGCCATCCTCGACGACCCCGAGGTGGGCGTCCTCATCTGTCCGGTCACCGGGCCCTTCCCGCCCCTCAGCGACCGGCTCGTGCAGGACCTCGTCGACGCGGCCGAGCGCACCGACAAGCTGGTGTGCGTGGTGTGGGGGTCGCCGGTCGGCACCGAACCCGCGTACCGCGAAGTCCTGCTCGGCTCCTCGCGGGTGGCCACCTTCCGCACGGTCGCCAACTGCATCACCGCGGTCCGCGCCTACCTCGACCACCACCGCTTCACCACCGGCTACCGCTCCCCCTTCGACCGCGCCCCGCGCACCCCGTCCCCCTCCTTCCGCAAGGCCCAGGCATTGATGCGCCCGGGCCAGCAGCTGAGCGAGCACGCGGCGAAGCAGCTGCTGCGGGCGTACGGCATTCGCGTACCGCGCGAGCAGTTGGTGACCAGCGCGGCGGCGGCCGTACGGGCGGCGGGCCTGGTCGGCTACCCGGTGGTGATGAAGGCGTCCGGCGCACGGATCGCCCACAAGACCGAGCTCGGCCTGGTCAAGGTCGGTCTCACCTCGGCCAGCCAGGTCCGGGACGCCTACCGGGAGTTGACGGACATCGCGCGCTACGAGGACGTCTCCCTGGACGGCATCCTGGTCTGCCAGATGGTCGAGCGGGGCGTCGAGATGGTCGTGGGCCTGACGCACGACGACCTCTTCGGGCCCACCGTGACCGTCGGGCTCGGCGGGGTGCTGGTCGAGGTGCTGCGCGACACCGCCGTACGCGTGCCGCCCTTCGGGGAGGAGCAGGCGCGGGACATGCTCCATGAACTGCGCGGGCGGGCCCTGCTCGACGGGGTCCGGGGGCGGCCCCCCGCGGACACGGACGCGCTCGTCGAAGTCGTCCTGCGGGTGCAGCGCATGGCGCTGGAGCTCGGGGACGAACTCGCGGAGCTGGACATCAACCCGCTGATGGTGCTGGAGCAGGGGCAGGGCGCGGTGGCGCTGGACGCGTTGGCGGTGTGCCGCTGAGATGGACATGCCCGATTCCCCCCGTGTGCCCGGAAATTCCGTTGAGTCATTGGTACAACACGCCACTGACAATCGGGTCTGCCGCATCACGCTCAACCGCCCCGAGACCCTCAACGCCATCACGCCTGACCAGCGGGAACGCCTCATCGAACTGCTCGCCGAGGCATCGGCGGACGCGGAGATCAGGGCCGTCGTCCTCACCGGAACCGGCCGCGGATTCTGCGCGGGCGCGGATCTGCGGGGCACGTCCACGACCAGTGACCGCGTCCCCGGCGATGTGGCCCGCATGCTCCGCCTGGGCGCCCAACGCCTCATCGCCGCCGTCCTCGACTGCGAGAAGCCCGTCATCGCCGCCGTGAACGGAACAGCGGCGGGCCTGGGCGCACACCTGGCCTTCGCCTGCGATCTGGTCCTCGCCGCCGAATCGGCCCGGTTCATCGAGGTGTTCGTACGACGGGGTCTCGTCCCCGACGCCGGCGGCGCCTATCTCCTGCCGCGCCTGATCGGCCCCCAGCGGGCGAAGGAGCTGATGTTCTTCGGCGACGCCCTGACCGCGGCGGACGCGGAGCGGCTCGGGCTGGTCAACCGGGTCGTCCCGGACGGGGAGTTGGAGAAGACGGCCCGCGAGTGGGCCGAGCGTCTCGCCGCCGGTCCCACCCGCGCCCTCGCCCTGACGAAGCAGCTCGTCAACGCCTCCCTCGACAGCGACCGCGCGACCGCCTTCGCGGCGGAGGCGGCGGCACAGGAGATCAATATGACGACCGAGGATGCGCAGGAGGGGGTGGCGAGCTTCGTGGAGCGGAGAAGCCCTCTTTACAAGGGGCGCTGAGGCTTCAGGATCCGCAGATCCCCGGCGTCCGGATCACCGAACAGCACGAACAGCTCGGGGTCCTGCTCGGTGCCGCCGATCACCCAGTACGTGTCCTGACCGCATCCGCCGTCGAGCCGTACGGCGACCCCACCCCGGTCCCAGTTGCCGTCCTCGCGCTTCAGGGACCAGGTGCCGGTGCCGTCGCAGAGGGCGAAGGCCTGACCCGCCGCCCAGTCGTCCATGTCGGTCTCGGTGGGCAGCTCGGTGAACTCCGCCCGCCCGTCCGGATGCAGCCGCAGAACCGCCCCGTCGTCGCCCCGCCAGACGCCGGTCAGCTGCCCGGCGGAGAGGACGGGAGGCTCGTACCCCTTGATCAGCCCCGCGCTCCCCGCCAGCGCGCCACCTACTCCGACCAGTACGAACAGCACCACGGAGGCCAGCCCCGAGCGGAACCAGACGCCCCAGAACCCCCACCGGGGGCGCCTGCGGACGTAGGCCATGGCGAGGGCGGGAAGGATCCCGAAGGCCGCGAACAGCAGGGCGGTGCTGATGAAGGGCCAGTCCCACAGCACGGTGGTCAGTGCCGCCCAGCCAACGCCGATCAGCGCGCTGCACGCCAGCTGCCAGGCCCAGCGTGGCCCACGCGCGCGTGCGACGACGAGGCCGGCCAGACAACCGGCAGGCAGGGACTGCACCAGCGCATGGATGAGCCCGAGCACGGGCAACACCAGCGGCGCGAAGACGAGCACGCAGGCCATGCCCATCGAGTTGAACCCTCGGCCGTAGGTGTCGCCGGACTGCTCGCCGATCCACCCGACCAGCCAGACCACCGGAAGCTGACCGGCGGCCACGGCAGCGGCCGCGTACAGCTCCGACGACCGCGCTGAGCTGTCGTTTCTGTGCTCCTGCGGACTGTTTCCCCACCTCATGCGCGCAGCGTACGCACGCGTGCCCGGCGCCCCCGCACACCCCTTCCAATCTGACACACCGTCAGCTTCAATGGGTGACGTGATGGGACACGCAGGAATGGCCGCAGCCGCCGTCCGCTACCTCAGGTCGGTCGACGCCCCGCGCGTGGAGCCGTTGCCGCGACCGGAGTTGCGGTGTGTCGGCGAGGACGAGCGGGCGCCGGTCGATCAGGCCGAGTTCCGGCGAGTGCTCGGGAACTTCGCGACGGGGGTGACCGTTGTCACATCACCAGCCGCCGACGGCGAAGCCACCCCCGCCGGTTTCGCCTGCCAGTCCTTCTCCTCCCTCTCCCTCGACCCACCCCTGATCGCCTTCATGGTCGGCCGCACATCGACGACCTGGCCGCGCATCGCCCGCGCCGGCGTCTTCTGCGTCAACGTCCTGGCCGCCCACCAGGGCAACCTGTGCCGCGGCTTCGCGGTAAGCGGCGGCGACAAGTTCGCCGGGGTCGCATACGACGCGGCACCGGCGTCAGGCTCCCCGCGCCTCGAGGGCGCCTTGGCCTGGGTGGACTGCACGATCCACGCCGTACACACGGGCGGCGACCACCTCATCGTGGTGGGGCGGGTGGATGCGCTGGGAGCGACCGAGGAGGACGCGGCGCCGTTGCTGTTCCACCGGGGCCAGTTCATCTGACGGCAAGGGGGCGCCCCGTCAGGGGCGCGGGGAACTGCGCGACAAGCCCCCACGGGCCCGCAGGTCCTTCACGCAACAGCAACCGCCCCAGCCACCCCCGACCGACGCCGAATCACCAACGCCATCAGCGCAGCCACCGCGCACAAGGCCCCGGACGCATACCAAACAACGTCATAAGACCCGAACGCATCCCGCGCGACCCCACCAAGAAACGCCACCAGCGCCGCCCCCACCTGATGGGAAGCAAGCACCCACCCAAAAACAATCGCGCTGTCCTCCCCATAGTGCTCCCGGCACAACGCGACGGTCGGCGGCACAGTAGCCACCCAATCAAGCCCGTAGAACACGATGAAGAAGATCATCGGCGGCCTCACGCTCGGCGCGAGCAGCATCGGCAGAAACAGCAGCGAGACCCCCCGCAACGCGTAATACACCGCCAACAACCGCCGAGCCTCATACCGATCGGTAAACCAGCCGGAGGCAATCGTGCCGACGACATCGAACACCCCGATCACCGCAAGCAACGAGGCCGCGGCCTGAACCGGCATGTGCTCATCGTGCGCCGCAGGCACAAAGTGGGTCTGGATCAGACCGTTGGTGGAGGCCCCGCAGATCGCGAAGGTACCGGCGAGCAGCCAGAAGGGCCCGGTGCGGGCCGCGTCGAGCAGGACCCGAACGGCACGGCGGGCGGCGCCCGTCGCGGGCGGCGGCTTCGGCACGAACTCCTTCGCACCGTACGGCTTCAGACCCACGTCCGCCGGATGGTCCCGCAGCAGCAGCCACACGAACGGGACGACGGCGAGAGCCGCCAACGCCACCGTCACGGCCGCCGGACGCCAGCTGTGTTCCTCGACCATCCAGGACAGCACCGGCAGGAAGATCAGCTGCCCGGAGGCCGACGCGGCGGTGAGGATTCCGGTGACCAGGCCGCGCCGCTCGGTGAACCACCGGTTGGTGACGGTCGCGGCGAAGGCCAGCGCCATGGATCCGCTGCCGAGGCCGACCAGCAGACCCCAGCACAGCATGAGCTGCCAGGCCGCCGTCATCCAGTACGTGAGGCCGGAGCCGAGGGCGATCACGGTCAGCGCGACCGCCACGACCTTGCGTATGCCGAAACGGTCCATCAGTGCCGCCGCGAAGGGCGCGGTCAGACCGTAGAGCGCGAGGTTCACGGAGACCGCGGCGCCGATCGTGCCGCGGGACCAGCCGAAATCCTCGTGCAGCGGGTCGATGAGCAGCCCGGGCAGGGAGCGGAAGGCGGCGGCGCCGATGATCGTCACGAAGGTGACGGCGGCGACGTACCAGGCGCGGTGGATACGGCGCTTTCGGCGGGTCGGGGTGCTCGGGTTGTCCTCTGCGGTGGCCGCGGCGTCGGTTGTCTGGGTCACGACATAGATGATCGCGTCCGGATTCCGCCTCATCGAGTGGCCCGAAGGTCAGCGTTCGTTAGGATCGGGCCATGAGCAGTGACCCGGAGTCGACTGAGTCCCCTGCGTTTCGTCCGCATCGCGTCGTCGTGCTCGCCCTGGACGGCCTGCTCCCCTTCGAGCTGGGCATCCCGCACCGCATCTTCGGCCGCCCCAAGAACGCCCGCGGTAGGCACCTGTACGAGGTCCTGACCTGCTCGATCCGGCCACCCGGCCCCGTCGTCACGGACGCCGACTTCGCCATCATGGTCGAGCACGGCCCCGAGCTCCTGGCGACCGCCGACACGGTGATCGTCCCGGCCTCCTACGAGCTCGGCCCGGTCTTCGAGGAAGGCGTGCTCACCCCCGAACTGGCCGCCGCCCTCGCCCACATCCGCTCCGGCACCCGGCTCGCCTCCATCTGCACCGGCGTCTTCGTCCTGGCCGCCGCCGGGTATCTCGACGGCCGCCGCGCCACCACGCACTGGGCGGAGACGGACCAGCTGCAACGCCTCTTCCCGGCCATCGACGTCGACCCGGACGTCCTGTTCATCGACGACGGCGACGTACTCACCTCGGCCGGCGTCGCCGCCGGGATCGACCTGTGCCTGCACATGGTCCGCCGCGACCACGGAACCGCCGTCGCCAACGAGATCGCCCGCCGTACGGTCGTACCGCCGCATCGCGACGGCGGCCAGGCGCAGTACATCCACCGCCCGGTGCCCGACCCCCAGCAGGCGACGACGACCACGGCCCGCGCCTGGGCCCTGGGCCGCCTGCACGAGCCGATCCAGCTGCGGGACATGGCGGCGCAGGAGGCCATGTCGGTACGGACCTTCACGCGCCGCTTCCGCGAGGAGGTCGGGGTCAGCCCCGGTCAGTGGCTCACCCAGCAGCGGGTGGAACGGGCCCGGCACCTGCTGGAGTCCACCGATCTGTCCATGGACCAGGTGGCACAGGGCTCCGGATTCGGTACGGCGCAGTCGATGCGGCAGCACTTGCAGACGGCACTCGGGGTGACGCCGACCGCGTACCGCCGGACCTTCCGTCAGTCCGAGAACGTCAGCACCGCCCGGGCCACCCGGCCCGCCTCGGCATCGGCGGCGGCCTTCTCGAAGTCCTCCACCGGGTAGGTCCGCGTCACGAGTTCGTCGAGAAGCAGCCGGCCGGCCCCGTACAGGTCGGCGTAGAGCGCGATGTCCCGCTGCGGGCGCGAGGAGCCGTAGCGGCAGCCCAGGATCGACTTGTCCAGGTAGAGGGTCGAGACGCGGAAGGACGCCTCGGCCGTGGCCGGTGGCACCCCGAGGAGGATCGCCTGGCCGTGCCGGTCGAGGAGGTCGATGGCCTCACGGATCAGCTCGACGCGTCCGACGCACTCGAAAGCGTGGTCCGCACCCGTGGGCAGGATGTCCCGCACCCCATCGGTGGAGGTCAGGAAGTCGGTCGCACCGAACCGGCGGGCCATCTCCTCCTTGGCCGGATTGGAGTCGACGGCGACGATCCGCAGGGCACCCGCGATCCGCGCGCCCTGAATGACATTGAGCCCGATTCCACCGGTCCCGATCACCACCACTCTGTCTCCGCGATCCACCCGCGCCCGGTTGAGCACGGCCCCCACCCCGGTCAGCACCCCGCACCCGATCAACGCCGCGGACACCAGCGGAAGTTCCCTCGGGATCCGCACCGCCTGCACCGCCTTCACCACCGTCCGCTCGGCGAAGGCGGAGTTGGACGCGAACTGGTACACCGAGCGCCCACCCCGCAGGAAGGGCTGCCCAGGCCGCCCGATCGCCTGCCGGCACATGGTCGGCCGCCCCCGGTCGCACTCAGGGCACGCACCGCAGTTGGCAAGCGTGGACAGCGCCACATGATCCCCGGGCACGACATGCGAGACCCCGGCCCCCACAGCCTCCACCACCCCCGCCCCCTCGTGGCCGAGCACCACAGGAACGGGGAAAGGTATGGTCCCGTCCACCACGGACAGATCGCTGTGGCACAACCCCGCCGCCGCGATCGCGACCAGCACCTCACCCGGCCCCGGTTCCCGCACCTCCAGGTCGTCCACGACCTCGGTCCGCTTCCCGTCGAACAGCACTCCGCGCATCAGACGACCCCCTTGGGCTCCCTGGGCAGACCGAGCACCCGCTCGGCGATGATCGTGCGCTGAACCTGATCCGAGCCGCCGTAGATGGTGTCGGCCCGGGAGAAGAGGAACAGATGCTGCAGCGGATCGAGTTCGTACGGCGTCGAAGGCGCCCAGTCGACCGGACCGACCGCGGCCCCGGCACCCCGTACCGCCACCGCCAGCTCCCCGAGCCGCTGATGCCACCCGGCCCACAGCAGCTTGGCCACGCTGGAGGCGCCCGCATCACCGGAACCGCCCAGGGTGCGCAGGGCGTTCCAGCGCATGGTGCGCAGCTCGGCCCACTGCCGGACGAGCCGGTCCCGTACGACGGGATCCGCCACCGCTCCCGTCTCCACGGCGACCCGCACCACCTGCTCCAACTCCCGTGCGAAGCCGATCTGCTGGGCCAGCGTGGACACCCCGCGCTCGAACCCGAGCAGGCTCATCGCCACCTGCCAGCCCTGGCCCTCGCCGCCGACGACGTGCTCCACGCGCGCGTGCGCGCCGTCGAAGAAGACCTCGTTGAAGTCGCTGGTGCCGGTCAGCTGCCGGATGGGACGGACGTCGATGTGGTCCGGTTGGTCCATCGCCACGAGGAGGAAACTCAGCCCCTGGTGGCGCCGGGACCCCGGCTCGGTTCGGGCCAACACAAAGCACCAGTCCGCCTCGTGCGCGAGTGACGTCCAGATCTTCTGCCCGGTGATGCGGTACCCGCCCCGCACATCCCGCACGGCCACGGTCCGCACAGACGCCAGATCCGACCCGGCCCCGGGCTCG of the Streptomyces sp. NBC_00287 genome contains:
- a CDS encoding Zn-ribbon domain-containing OB-fold protein; this encodes MATPAAFDVPEPDAFTRPYWDAAAQGRLLIRRCRACGRAHHYPREFCPYCWSEDVVWETASGRATLYTWSVVHRNDLPPFGERTPYVAAVVDLAEGPRMMTEIVEWTGAAGEAPLRAGMELEAGFRDGVPVFRPRKPGKPGKPRKPRSQAQESHVPCE
- a CDS encoding acetate--CoA ligase family protein yields the protein MLGSTHGTLTTDSRGTRVIACGEQPGPAVHGRPAEVDDLDVSGRPLYAGVPDLDRFFRPESVAVIGASDAEGRPNAGVTRQLLAWSERVGARLHPVHPSRPSVFGIPCSPSVADLPEQVDLAVLLVADPLPVLEELAEAKVKFAVVFASGFAETGAEGAAAQARLAAAVERSGMRLLGPNTNLNAFEEFRTDLDGPAIALITQSGHQGRPVFALQELGVRLSHWAPTGNEADLETSDFISYFAERPEVGAIACYMEGLKDGRSFLLAADRAARRRVPVVAVKVGRTETGARTAASHTGKLTGADAVVDAAMRQYGVIRVDGLDELQDTAALLARSRPPRADGVVVYSISGGTGAHFADLATEAGLRLPVLSEAKQAELHQWIPEYLSVANPVDNGGHPVGDWRGRKIIDAILDDPEVGVLICPVTGPFPPLSDRLVQDLVDAAERTDKLVCVVWGSPVGTEPAYREVLLGSSRVATFRTVANCITAVRAYLDHHRFTTGYRSPFDRAPRTPSPSFRKAQALMRPGQQLSEHAAKQLLRAYGIRVPREQLVTSAAAAVRAAGLVGYPVVMKASGARIAHKTELGLVKVGLTSASQVRDAYRELTDIARYEDVSLDGILVCQMVERGVEMVVGLTHDDLFGPTVTVGLGGVLVEVLRDTAVRVPPFGEEQARDMLHELRGRALLDGVRGRPPADTDALVEVVLRVQRMALELGDELAELDINPLMVLEQGQGAVALDALAVCR
- a CDS encoding DoxX family protein; translated protein: MDTIWLSGAEWLAVLRIGLGLWWLESWRHKDKKSWFQGGGITWAADVAAKHRWNAVRSGFDVVVAPRPRTMAYVVAYAELALGLGLIAGFLTPIALVAGLLLNGVYFALMIHDWAEQGQNSMMALISVVALFGMSWQTWSMDNALGIF
- a CDS encoding flavin-containing monooxygenase, which translates into the protein MADSTAHSPADADRPVYVIGGGPGGLAVAYTLRAQGIRAVVLEKSDRVGASWRGHYDRLRLHTTRRLSGLPGLPIPRRFGRWVTRDDVVRYLEKYAEHHELEIVTGVEVSRVDRAPDGNGWLLHATGGRELTGAAVVIATGYNHTPCLPDWPGRDSYTGDLLHASSYRNPKPYTGRDVLVVGVGNTGAEIAVDLVEGGASRVRLSVRTAPHIVRRSTAGWAAQYSGVLCRRLPVALVDRLSRPLAKLSVPDLSAQGLPRPDTGLYSRVLEGAVPVQDVGLIDAVRAGRVEVVTAVDGFDDGKVRLADGTLVEPDAVIAATGYVRALEGLVGHLDVLDARGRPVVHGARTPAHTPGLYFTGFTNPISGMLRELAMDAEKIAKAVVKEAGNRVSKLPVT
- a CDS encoding GNAT family N-acetyltransferase → MALDDQRYKDDQRYKAAATLPDLRTPHLWLRPWDPESEADAEAWLRGRSDPEFRRWNTPLRFTTDLDTARDQLRASAHTAAEGTAAPYCIADPETGTPLGHIGVNVINRVMNTARVGYWVLPEARGHGMATRALTLAARWALTDLGLHRLELDHAVGHDSSCHIAERCGFTYEGTLRGAMWEAGRHDAYRDMHLHARLAEDPDPDAS
- a CDS encoding MFS transporter, with amino-acid sequence MTQTTDAAATAEDNPSTPTRRKRRIHRAWYVAAVTFVTIIGAAAFRSLPGLLIDPLHEDFGWSRGTIGAAVSVNLALYGLTAPFAAALMDRFGIRKVVAVALTVIALGSGLTYWMTAAWQLMLCWGLLVGLGSGSMALAFAATVTNRWFTERRGLVTGILTAASASGQLIFLPVLSWMVEEHSWRPAAVTVALAALAVVPFVWLLLRDHPADVGLKPYGAKEFVPKPPPATGAARRAVRVLLDAARTGPFWLLAGTFAICGASTNGLIQTHFVPAAHDEHMPVQAAASLLAVIGVFDVVGTIASGWFTDRYEARRLLAVYYALRGVSLLFLPMLLAPSVRPPMIFFIVFYGLDWVATVPPTVALCREHYGEDSAIVFGWVLASHQVGAALVAFLGGVARDAFGSYDVVWYASGALCAVAALMALVIRRRSGVAGAVAVA
- a CDS encoding enoyl-CoA hydratase/isomerase family protein, which encodes MPDSPRVPGNSVESLVQHATDNRVCRITLNRPETLNAITPDQRERLIELLAEASADAEIRAVVLTGTGRGFCAGADLRGTSTTSDRVPGDVARMLRLGAQRLIAAVLDCEKPVIAAVNGTAAGLGAHLAFACDLVLAAESARFIEVFVRRGLVPDAGGAYLLPRLIGPQRAKELMFFGDALTAADAERLGLVNRVVPDGELEKTAREWAERLAAGPTRALALTKQLVNASLDSDRATAFAAEAAAQEINMTTEDAQEGVASFVERRSPLYKGR
- a CDS encoding flavin reductase family protein; its protein translation is MGHAGMAAAAVRYLRSVDAPRVEPLPRPELRCVGEDERAPVDQAEFRRVLGNFATGVTVVTSPAADGEATPAGFACQSFSSLSLDPPLIAFMVGRTSTTWPRIARAGVFCVNVLAAHQGNLCRGFAVSGGDKFAGVAYDAAPASGSPRLEGALAWVDCTIHAVHTGGDHLIVVGRVDALGATEEDAAPLLFHRGQFI